The genomic region TCCGGCGGACGGCCCGCCCGCCGCCCCGCAACAGAGGGTCGCACCCTCGAGCCGGTACGCCGGCGACGGCACCACCGAGCGGTCCGCGGGCGGCCTCTGGGCGCCCAGCAACGGCCCCGTCCGGTCGGATCCGGGCGGCCCGGGTGGGGAGCCCGACGGCGAGACCGTCCCCATCCCCGGGAGGACGGCGCTCAACGAGAGCTAGCGCGCCTGCAGGGCCATCCCTCCCGCCGCCGCGGCGACCGGCTCGGCCCGGGGATTCCCTCCCAGGCCCCGCCCCCCGGCGGCAGGCGTTTCCGGCCGTACCTCTCCGTCTGCCCGAAGGTTTCTGTTGCCTTGGTGGGGGGCGGTCGGTATCCCATTCACTCACCGGGCGACTGCTCGGGAGAAGGAGCGGCATCATGTCGGAGAAGGACAAGAAGGGCGCCGTGGGCGCTCAGGTCGCCCCGGCGATGGGCGTTCCCCCGGGCCTCATCGCCAAGGAGGACATCCCGGCGGTGCTGCCCATCCTGCCGCTCCGGAACTCCGTCTTCTTCCCGGGCGGGGTGCTCCCGCTCGCGGTCGGCCGGCAGAAGACCATCGCGCTCATCAAGGACGCCGTCCGCGACGAGCAGGTCATCGGCGTCGTCACCCAGCGCAAGGCCGAGGAGGAGGACCCCGGCGCGGCCGACCTCTACACCGTCGGGACCGTGGCCCGCATCGTGAAGCTCCTGAAGATGGGCGAGGACAACTACTCGCTCGTCGTGCAGGGGCTCGCCCGCTTCCGCGTGCTCGACCTGGTCCAGGAGACGCCGTACCTCAAGGCCCGCATCGATCCGGTGGAGGACCGCACGCCGGTGGACGAGGTGGAGGTCGAGGCGCTCGCCATCAACCTCAAGAAGCTCGCCCGCGAGGTCATCGAGCTCATGCCGGAGCTGCCGGCCGCGGCGACCGAGCTCGTCGAGTCGATCACCCACCCCGGCCACCTGGCCGACCTCATCGCGGCCAACGTCGACGTCCCCATCGAGGAGAAGCAGCAGGTCCTCGAGACCATCGACCTCAAGGCCCGGATGAAGCTCGTGCTCGAGCTCCTCAACCGGAAGCGCGAGATCCTGAAGCTGTCGAACAAGATCGACTCCGCCGTGAAGGGCGAGATGTCGAAGACCCAGCGCGAGTACTACCTGCGCCAGCAGCTCAAGGCGATCAAGGAGGAGCTGGGCGAGCTGGGCGAGGAGGAGGAGGAGCTCGACGAGCTCGGCGAGCGGCTCAAGAAGGCGGGGCTGCCGCCCGAGGTGGACAAGGTCGCCCAGAAGGAGCTCAACCGGCTCAAGAGCATCCCGACCGCCTCCTCCGAGTACACCGTCGCCCGCACCTACCTCGACTGGATCGCCGACCTGCCCTGGTCCAAGCAGACCCAGGACAACCTCGACATCGAGAACGCCCGCACCGTCCTCGACGCCGACCACTACGGCCTCCAGAAGATCAAGAAGCGCATCCTCGAGTACCTCGCGGTCCGCAAGCTCAAGAACGACATGCGGGGCCCGATCCTCTGCCTCGTCGGCCCGCCCGGCGTCGGCAAGACCTCGCTCGGCCAGTCGGTCGCGAAGGCCACCGGGCGCAAGTTCGTGCGCCTGTCGCTCGGCGGCGTGCGCGACGAGGCCGAGATCCGGGGCCACCGGCGCACCTACGTGGGCGCGCTCCCGGGCCGCATCATCCAGTCGATGAAGAAGGCCGGCTCGTCGAACCCCGTGATGATGCTCGACGAGATCGACAAGCTGGGCGCCGACTTCCGCGGGGATCCCTCGGCGGCGCTCCTCGAGGTGCTCGACCCCGAGCAGAACTTCAGCTTCTCCGACCACTACCTCGACGTCGCCTACGACCTCTCCAAGGTGATGTTCGTGGCCACGGCCAACCTGCTCGACCCCATCCCCGGCCCGCTCAAGGACCGCATGGAGATCCTCGAGCTGCCCGGGTACACGTTCGAGGAGAAGGTCCACATCGCGCAGAACCACCTCATCCCGAAGCAGCTCAAGGAGCACGGGCTCTCGCCCGACTCGATCGCCTTCGAGGAGAAGGCGCTCATCAAGGTCATCATGGCCTACACGCGCGAGGCCGGCGTCCGGAACCTCGAGCGGCGCATCGCCGACATCTGCCGCGCGGTGGCGGTGGAGGTGGCGAGCGGGAAGGTGCAGGCCGGGGCGAAGCGGCTCGTCGAGGAGAAGGACCTGCCCGAGATGCTGGGGCCGGAGCGCTTCTACAACGAGACCGCCGAACGGACCGAGATCGCGGGCGTGGCGACCGGCCTCGCCTGGACCGCCGCCGGCGGCGACATCCTCTTCATCGAGGCCACCAAGATGGCCGGCAAGGGGTCGCTCACCCTCACCGGGCAGCTCGGCGACGTCATGAAGGAGTCGGCGCAGACCGCGCTCTCCTACCTGCGCTCCAAGGCCGACTCGCTCGGCCTCCCGGGCAACGTGCTCGAGAAGACCGACCTGCACGTGCACTTCCCGGCGGGCTCGATCCCCAAGGACGGCCCCTCGGCCGGCGTGACCATCCTCACCGCGCTCGTGTCGCTCCTCACCGGCATCCGCGTCCGCTCCGACGTCGCCATGACCGGAGAGGTGACCCTGCGCGGGCTCGTGCTCCCCGTCGGCGGCATCAAGGAGAAGGTGCTCGCGGCGCACCGGGCCGGGATCAAGCGGCTCATCATCCCCGCCCGCTGCGAGAAGGACCTCGTGGACGTGCCGGAGCAGGCCCGCAAGGAGCTCGACTTCGTCTTCGCCACGCACGTGGACGAGGTGCTCAAGGCCGCGCTCGAGCAGAACCCGTTCGACCGCAAGCCGCCCTCCGAGGAGCCGGCCGGCGGCGAGGACAAGAAGAAGGGCCAGGCCAAGCCAGAGATCCGCGTCTAGGCGCAGGGGCGGGGCGGCCGATCCGCCCCGCCCGGTCTCCCCTGGTCCGTTGGGTGGCGGGGGCGCAGGCGCTAGAATCGCCGCCGTGCCCCGCATCGCCCTCATCACCGGCTCGGCCGGCGCCCGCAGTGACGCCATCTCGGCCGAGCTGACGCGCCGCGGCTGGGCGGTGCGCCTCGCGCACGACGCCGAGGGCGTGCTCCCGCCCATGGAGCAGGCGGCCGCGGGCGTCGAGGCCCTCTTCCACGTCGGGGTCCGCACGCCGCGGCTGATGGACGCCGAGCGGCGCGCCGCGCTCGAGGAGGGCGCCGCGTTCGCCGCCGGGATGGCGGCCCGGCGGGCGGGCGCGCACCGGTTCGTGCTCGTCTCCACCGCGTCGGTCTACGGCCGCCCGCGCAACCTGCCCTGCGACGAGGGCGAGCTGAAGCGGCCGCGCAGCGCGGCCGAGCGGGCCCGCTGGCGCGCCGAGCGGGCCGGCTGGCGCGCCTTCCGCGAGGGCGCCCCCCTCACCGTGCTGCGGCCCACGCTGGTGTACGGGCCGGGGCTCCGCGGCGGCGTCATCCGGGCGCTGTCGCTCATCGCGCTCCTGTCGCAGGGGGCGCGCCGCATCCCCATCATCCGCCGCGGCCCGGTCACGCACCTCGTCCACGTGGAGGACGTGGCCCGGGCGGCGGTGCACCTCGCCCACCACGGCGACGATCGCGACGTGGTGGGGCGCGCCTTCAACGTCGGGGACGACGCCCCGCTCCCGCTCGCGGAGCACCTCTCGGCGGCGCTCGCCGCCATGGGCTACCGGCCCGGCCGCGTGCTCCCCTACTCCCCGCGGCTCACCGCCTTCCTGCTCTGGGGGATCCGGCACCTGCCCGACCGCGTCCTCTCGGAGCGGATCAACGGCCGGCTCGCCGCGGCCTGGGCGAGCCTCATGGGCCAGGGCGGCTCCCCGGCGCTGGCGCCGCGGGTGGATCGCGAGGCGCTGCAGTGGATGAGCGGCGACCACTACTACGACACCCGCCGCCTGGGCGCCCTCGGCTTCCACCCGGCCCACCCCATCTCCACCGCGGCGCTGCCCGCCACCGTGCAGTCGCTCATCCAGAGCGCGCTGCTCCCGGCGCGGCCCACCTCGGTGCTCTCCCGCCTCCTCCCGGGCGGGTAGGCCGCGGCGCGACGTTCCCTGCCTCCCGCCATTCGTGTCATAGTGAGGCCCGGGTTCGCGCCACGCCTGTCGCGGTTGCGGAGGCACGCGGGGAAAGGTCGATGAGAGGCGAGAGGGCGCGCCGGTGATCCGGAAGGTGGACCGCTACGAGCTCCTCGAGCAGGTGGGGAGCGGCGGCATGGCCGCGGTCTACCGGGGGCGCGACACGGCGCTGCGCCGCGAGGTGGCGGTGAAGCTGCTCCACCCCCACCTCGCCGCCCGCTCCGAGTCGCGGGCCCGCTTCTCGCGCGAGGCTCGCGCGGTGGCGCGGCTCTCCCACCCCGGTATCGTCGAGATCTTCGACTACTCGGGCGACGGGGCCCTCGAGAGCTGGCTCGTCACCGAGTTCGTGCACGGGCGCACGCTGCGGGCCTTCTCCGACGAGGTCGGGTTCGGCTTCCCGGAGGTCGGCCTGCTGGTGGCGCGGGCGCTCGCCGATGCGCTCGCCCACGCCCACGCCGCCGGCGTCATCCACCGGGATCTCAAGCCGGAGAACGTCCTCGTCTGCGAGGCCGGCCCGCGCCGGACCGTGAAGCTCGCCGACTTCGGCATCGCGCGGCTCCTCGCCGGGGACGAGCGGATGACGATGACCGGCGCGCTCGTCGGCTCGCCGAACCACATGGCGCCCGAGATCGTGGAGGGGCGCGAGGCCGACGCGCGGTCGGATCTCTTCTCGCTCGGGACGCTGCTCTACTGGATGGCCACCGGCGCCCTCCCCTTCGCGGCGCCCAACCCGACCGCGGTGCTCCGCCGGGTCATCGAGGGGGACCAGCAGGATCCGCGCGAGCTCTCGCCCCTGGTCTCGGCCCCGCTCGCGGCGCTGCTCGGCCGCACGCTGGCGCGCGACCCCGAGGCCCGGCC from Anaeromyxobacter paludicola harbors:
- the lon gene encoding endopeptidase La, translating into MSEKDKKGAVGAQVAPAMGVPPGLIAKEDIPAVLPILPLRNSVFFPGGVLPLAVGRQKTIALIKDAVRDEQVIGVVTQRKAEEEDPGAADLYTVGTVARIVKLLKMGEDNYSLVVQGLARFRVLDLVQETPYLKARIDPVEDRTPVDEVEVEALAINLKKLAREVIELMPELPAAATELVESITHPGHLADLIAANVDVPIEEKQQVLETIDLKARMKLVLELLNRKREILKLSNKIDSAVKGEMSKTQREYYLRQQLKAIKEELGELGEEEEELDELGERLKKAGLPPEVDKVAQKELNRLKSIPTASSEYTVARTYLDWIADLPWSKQTQDNLDIENARTVLDADHYGLQKIKKRILEYLAVRKLKNDMRGPILCLVGPPGVGKTSLGQSVAKATGRKFVRLSLGGVRDEAEIRGHRRTYVGALPGRIIQSMKKAGSSNPVMMLDEIDKLGADFRGDPSAALLEVLDPEQNFSFSDHYLDVAYDLSKVMFVATANLLDPIPGPLKDRMEILELPGYTFEEKVHIAQNHLIPKQLKEHGLSPDSIAFEEKALIKVIMAYTREAGVRNLERRIADICRAVAVEVASGKVQAGAKRLVEEKDLPEMLGPERFYNETAERTEIAGVATGLAWTAAGGDILFIEATKMAGKGSLTLTGQLGDVMKESAQTALSYLRSKADSLGLPGNVLEKTDLHVHFPAGSIPKDGPSAGVTILTALVSLLTGIRVRSDVAMTGEVTLRGLVLPVGGIKEKVLAAHRAGIKRLIIPARCEKDLVDVPEQARKELDFVFATHVDEVLKAALEQNPFDRKPPSEEPAGGEDKKKGQAKPEIRV
- a CDS encoding NAD-dependent epimerase/dehydratase family protein, which encodes MPRIALITGSAGARSDAISAELTRRGWAVRLAHDAEGVLPPMEQAAAGVEALFHVGVRTPRLMDAERRAALEEGAAFAAGMAARRAGAHRFVLVSTASVYGRPRNLPCDEGELKRPRSAAERARWRAERAGWRAFREGAPLTVLRPTLVYGPGLRGGVIRALSLIALLSQGARRIPIIRRGPVTHLVHVEDVARAAVHLAHHGDDRDVVGRAFNVGDDAPLPLAEHLSAALAAMGYRPGRVLPYSPRLTAFLLWGIRHLPDRVLSERINGRLAAAWASLMGQGGSPALAPRVDREALQWMSGDHYYDTRRLGALGFHPAHPISTAALPATVQSLIQSALLPARPTSVLSRLLPGG